CCCTGTCCTGGACAAGCAGCATACTTTATTTCAAAATGCTTTAGCTGCACTTGAACCCAACGATGCCTATCTGAAAATGGAAATTTCGGGCGGTTATCCGGAAGACAGGAAAATTGCATCACAATGGTTATCGAAACCGGATTATCCTGTGATGCCGGAATCTGTGGTTTTAGCTTGCGGCGGGCATCATGCGCTTACCGTAATTCTTTTAGCAACCGGACTTTCCGGCGGAGCGGTTCTGGTTGATCCTGTTACGTACAACGGATTTATCGGTCTCGCATCAATCATGAACGTTAAGTTAATTTCCTGTCCGATTGACGATAAAGGAATGAAACCGGAAGCCATGGCGGAATTATGTCTCAGTCAAAAAATCAAAGCCGTTTATTTGATGCCGACTATTCACAATCCGTTGTGTTTCATCATGCCTTTGGAGCGTAGACTGGAAATTGTAGAAGTGGCCCGACTGTTTGATTTAATACTGATTGACGATGATGCGTATGGATTTCTGGAACCTGAAATTCTTCCAAATTTTGCTCAGTTAGCGCCTGAACGTGGATTTTTTATTTACAGTTTTGCCAAAATTCTGGCGCCCGGTGTGAAAACATCTTACATCATTGTTCCTGAAAAATGGTTGGCTCAGGTATTGACCTTGATTAGAATTACGTCCAGCGGTTCTGTAACTTTGTTTACCAGATTGATCAGCAGCTGGATTTTATCAGGCGAAGTTGGCCGGATTATAAAAGAAAAACAGGACATTGCTGCCGAAAGACAAAAAGTCGCTGCCAAAGTTTTGTCTGGTAATAAAATGATTACCCAACCAACCAGTTTTCACTTCTGGATTCCACTTTCTGAAACTGTTAACCCAAATCAATTTGGAGAAAATCTTTCGGCGAAAGGCGTTGATGTGGTTACAAGTGGAGGTTACAATGTAAACGGGGATCCAAAGTATAATGGAATTAGGGTAGCATTGGGAAGCGTTTCGGATGAAAAAATCCTGACGGAGGGATTAACAATTATTGCAGAAAGTTTAGACCAAACCCAATCCCGCTGAGATCTTTATTAAGGAAGCCGTGTTGTTTACATCAAACTTCATCAGCAAATTTGCCCGGTGTGTATTCACAGTAGTAACGCTCACGAAAAGCTTTTCAGCAATTTGAGGGTTTGTCATTCCTTCGGCGATCAGCAACAAAACTTCCTTTTCTCTTCGGGTTAAAAAAGGAATTGTTTTTGGTGAAATTTCAGTGGTCTGATTTTGATCAAAATTGACATTCATGAAATAACCGCCGGCCATAACTTGCCGGA
The sequence above is drawn from the Dyadobacter subterraneus genome and encodes:
- a CDS encoding PLP-dependent aminotransferase family protein, with the translated sequence MIDFRFNYPVLDKQHTLFQNALAALEPNDAYLKMEISGGYPEDRKIASQWLSKPDYPVMPESVVLACGGHHALTVILLATGLSGGAVLVDPVTYNGFIGLASIMNVKLISCPIDDKGMKPEAMAELCLSQKIKAVYLMPTIHNPLCFIMPLERRLEIVEVARLFDLILIDDDAYGFLEPEILPNFAQLAPERGFFIYSFAKILAPGVKTSYIIVPEKWLAQVLTLIRITSSGSVTLFTRLISSWILSGEVGRIIKEKQDIAAERQKVAAKVLSGNKMITQPTSFHFWIPLSETVNPNQFGENLSAKGVDVVTSGGYNVNGDPKYNGIRVALGSVSDEKILTEGLTIIAESLDQTQSR